One stretch of Pirellulales bacterium DNA includes these proteins:
- the pilM gene encoding type IV pilus assembly protein PilM, with translation MAKTDAVWGIDIGQCALKALRCRPHEEPSKVTADAFDYIEYPKILSQPDVDPVELVRDALKQFLSRNSVRGDRVVVSVSGQSGLTRFIKLPPVEAKKIPDIVKYEARQQIPFALEDVVWDFQTMVGGSVIEGFAMETEVGLFAMKRDQVYRALKPFNEAGIEVDIVQLTPLALYNFVAFDQMENLPPAEEYDAESPPESVILISLGTDTTDLVVTNGFRVWQRNIPIGGNHFTKALTKELKLTFASAEHLKRNATQAEDPKALFQAMRPVFNDLLTEVQRSISFFTNLDRRAKIKRAVALGNAMKLPGLQRYLAQNLGFDLVRLESFRGLTGSAVVDAPAFKENVPAFGVCYGLTLQALRETRVQTNLLPREITQERLIREKRPWAVGAAAALLLGCGVSYFMHWVAANSVAMENGWDPQVKAANAVVTKVNGYQTDFKAAKEKYSKTTKIGEGFIQNVVGRDIWLKLMKAVNLCLPRTPPGMERPKEITQRNEINIDRITCVYYPDLGTWYGGVKAYDRPLSELMGGSPAAAANGIPAGPAAPANGAQPGPAVAPAPADGQPGGGAAPPAGPAAPAAPAAGGAPAAPAEAAAPAAAANEPPTGPGWVFELRGYHYHNPQGGDFGAAFVARTLLKNLMQDEIPLPLEERWEGGPTSFPLKKLGIGHPVLISTKNIDFKYKLWIDAVQEEPQKPSNGKDDKAGAGKKAKPAAGRANAPMPGMPGAAGGGQAEKTLIDAPRYDFFLQFCWQVPKPDTMVELVQLYPGAVGPADAPAVQAAAGEAAADEAPAAPPSKTADAADAAPPAAANGATDTPVKTDEPIKQEK, from the coding sequence ATGGCGAAAACTGACGCCGTGTGGGGCATCGACATTGGCCAGTGCGCGCTGAAGGCGCTGCGCTGCCGCCCCCACGAAGAACCGTCGAAGGTCACCGCTGACGCCTTCGACTACATCGAGTATCCCAAAATCCTCAGCCAGCCCGACGTCGATCCGGTCGAGCTGGTGCGCGACGCGCTGAAGCAGTTCCTCTCGCGCAACAGCGTGCGCGGCGACCGCGTGGTGGTCTCGGTGAGCGGGCAAAGCGGCCTGACCCGCTTCATCAAGCTGCCGCCCGTCGAGGCCAAAAAGATCCCCGACATCGTCAAGTACGAGGCGCGGCAGCAGATTCCCTTCGCGCTGGAAGACGTCGTCTGGGACTTCCAGACGATGGTCGGCGGCAGCGTGATCGAGGGCTTCGCCATGGAGACCGAGGTGGGTCTGTTCGCCATGAAGCGCGACCAGGTCTATCGGGCCCTGAAGCCGTTCAACGAAGCCGGCATCGAAGTCGATATCGTGCAGCTCACGCCGCTGGCCCTGTATAACTTCGTGGCCTTCGACCAAATGGAGAACCTGCCGCCTGCGGAGGAATACGACGCGGAGAGTCCGCCCGAATCGGTCATTTTGATTTCGCTGGGCACCGACACGACCGATCTGGTGGTGACGAACGGTTTCCGCGTGTGGCAGCGGAACATCCCGATCGGCGGCAACCACTTCACCAAGGCGCTGACCAAAGAGTTGAAGCTGACCTTCGCTTCGGCCGAGCATTTGAAGCGCAACGCCACCCAGGCCGAAGACCCCAAGGCCTTGTTCCAGGCGATGCGGCCGGTGTTCAACGACCTGCTCACCGAGGTGCAGCGCTCGATCAGCTTTTTCACCAATCTCGACCGCCGGGCGAAGATCAAACGGGCGGTGGCCTTGGGCAACGCCATGAAGCTGCCCGGCCTGCAACGGTATTTGGCCCAGAACCTGGGTTTCGACCTGGTGCGCTTGGAGTCGTTTCGCGGGCTGACGGGTTCGGCGGTGGTCGACGCGCCGGCCTTCAAAGAAAACGTGCCGGCCTTTGGCGTCTGCTACGGGCTCACGTTGCAGGCGCTGCGCGAGACGCGCGTGCAGACGAACCTGCTGCCGCGCGAGATCACTCAAGAGCGGTTGATCCGCGAGAAACGTCCCTGGGCGGTGGGAGCGGCCGCGGCGCTTTTGCTGGGCTGCGGCGTGAGCTATTTCATGCACTGGGTGGCCGCCAACTCCGTGGCCATGGAGAACGGCTGGGACCCACAGGTCAAGGCCGCCAATGCCGTGGTGACGAAAGTCAACGGCTATCAAACGGATTTCAAGGCCGCGAAGGAAAAGTACAGCAAGACCACCAAGATCGGCGAGGGCTTTATTCAGAACGTCGTGGGGCGCGACATTTGGTTGAAGCTGATGAAGGCGGTCAATCTTTGTCTTCCGCGGACCCCGCCTGGGATGGAGCGGCCCAAAGAGATCACGCAGCGCAATGAGATCAACATCGATCGCATCACCTGCGTCTACTACCCCGACCTGGGCACTTGGTACGGCGGCGTCAAGGCCTACGACCGGCCGCTTTCGGAACTGATGGGCGGGAGTCCCGCCGCCGCGGCCAACGGAATTCCGGCCGGCCCGGCCGCGCCCGCGAATGGCGCACAGCCCGGCCCCGCTGTCGCACCTGCTCCGGCTGACGGACAGCCCGGTGGCGGCGCCGCACCGCCGGCCGGTCCGGCCGCGCCCGCGGCACCTGCTGCGGGCGGCGCGCCGGCGGCACCTGCTGAGGCCGCCGCGCCAGCCGCCGCGGCGAATGAACCGCCCACGGGTCCCGGCTGGGTCTTCGAGTTGCGAGGGTATCACTATCACAATCCGCAGGGCGGCGATTTTGGCGCGGCGTTCGTCGCCAGAACCTTATTGAAAAACCTGATGCAGGACGAGATCCCCCTGCCGCTGGAAGAGCGCTGGGAAGGCGGACCGACCAGCTTTCCGTTGAAGAAGCTGGGCATTGGACATCCGGTGTTGATTTCGACGAAAAACATCGATTTCAAGTACAAGCTCTGGATAGACGCCGTGCAAGAGGAGCCTCAAAAGCCCTCCAACGGAAAGGACGACAAGGCCGGGGCCGGCAAAAAAGCGAAGCCCGCCGCGGGCCGGGCCAATGCGCCCATGCCTGGCATGCCGGGCGCGGCCGGCGGCGGTCAAGCCGAGAAGACGCTCATTGACGCTCCGCGCTACGACTTTTTTCTGCAGTTCTGCTGGCAGGTGCCGAAGCCGGACACCATGGTGGAGCTCGTGCAACTCTATCCCGGCGCAGTCGGTCCGGCCGACGCGCCAGCGGTGCAGGCGGCAGCGGGCGAAGCGGCGGCCGATGAGGCCCCCGCCGCGCCGCCAAGCAAAACAGCCGATGCCGCCGACGCGGCACCGCCGGCGGCCGCCAACGGCGCGACCGATACCCCCGTCAAGACCGACGAACCGATAAAGCAGGAGAAATAG
- the rpsL gene encoding 30S ribosomal protein S12, translated as MPTINQLVKKNRRPPRKFSKSPVLDKCPQKRGVCLQVKTMTPKKPNSALRKIARVRLSNGKEVTVYIPGEGHSLQEHSIVLVRGGRVRDLPGVRYHIVRGALDTLGVEGRKQSRSLYGAKKS; from the coding sequence ATGCCCACAATCAATCAGCTCGTTAAGAAGAACCGCCGGCCACCGCGCAAATTCAGCAAGTCGCCGGTGTTGGACAAGTGCCCGCAAAAGCGGGGCGTCTGCTTGCAAGTCAAGACGATGACGCCTAAAAAGCCGAACTCGGCCTTGCGCAAGATCGCCCGCGTGCGGCTTTCCAACGGCAAGGAAGTGACCGTTTACATTCCCGGCGAAGGCCACAGCCTGCAAGAGCACTCGATCGTGCTGGTGCGCGGCGGGCGTGTGCGCGACCTGCCCGGCGTGCGTTATCATATCGTCCGCGGAGCCCTCGACACCCTGGGCGTCGAAGGTCGCAAGCAGTCGCGCAGCCTCTACGGCGCGAAGAAGAGCTAG